The Paramisgurnus dabryanus chromosome 3, PD_genome_1.1, whole genome shotgun sequence genome includes a window with the following:
- the fzd2 gene encoding frizzled-2, with product MKTSRRFCPFLAVLLSCCFLASGQYHGDNGIALPEHGFCQPITIPLCTDIAYNQTIMPNLVGHYNQEDAGLEVHQFYPLVKVQCSPELKFFLCSMYAPVCTVLEKAIPPCRSICERAKHGCEALMNKFGFQWPERLRCEHFPVLGDGHICVGQNDSTATVSPVHMPIPGTPGVHLYSTPDKPFRCPSMLKVPSYLSYKFLGELDCGAPCESSKSHGAYMFFTDQEIEFARIWILIWSSLCCASTFFTVTTYLVDMQRFKYPERPIIFLSGCYTMVSIAYIAGYFLGDKAACNESFLPDGYKTIVQGTKKEGCTILFMMLYFFSMASSIWWVILSLTWFLAAGMKWGHEAIEANSQYFHLAAWAVPAVKTISILAMGQIDGDVLSGVCFVGLTNLDPLRGFVLAPLFVYLFIGTSFLLAGFVSLFRIRTIMKHDGTKTEKLERLMVRIGVFSVLYTVPATIVIACFFYEQAFRQHWERSWISTNCKSLAIPCPMQPAPHMTPDFTVFMIKYLMTLIVGITSGFWIWSGKTLHSWRKFYTRLTTGGQGETTV from the coding sequence ATGAAGACGAGTAGACGTTTCTGTCCGTTTTTGGCTGTGCTGCTGTCGTGCTGTTTCTTGGCGTCTGGACAATATCATGGAGATAATGGAATAGCTCTTCCCGAACACGGATTCTGTCAGCCCATAACAATCCCGTTGTGCACGGACATCGCTTACAACCAAACTATAATGCCGAATCTGGTTGGCCACTACAACCAAGAGGACGCGGGGTTAGAGGTTCATCAGTTTTACCCGTTAGTAAAGGTACAGTGCTCTCCAGAACTGAAGTTTTTCCTATGCTCCATGTACGCACCAGTATGCACGGTTTTGGAGAAAGCCATTCCTCCCTGTCGCTCCATTTGCGAGAGGGCAAAGCACGGCTGCGAGGCCCTCATGAACAAGTTCGGGTTTCAATGGCCAGAGCGGCTGAGATGTGAACATTTCCCCGTGTTGGGAGACGGGCACATTTGCGTGGGCCAGAACGACTCCACGGCCACGGTGTCGCCCGTTCATATGCCTATACCGGGAACCCCCGGTGTTCATCTGTACTCGACGCCCGACAAACCTTTCCGCTGTCCGTCAATGCTTAAAGTGCCATCCTACCTCAGCTATAAGTTTTTGGGTGAGTTGGACTGCGGTGCTCCATGCGAGTCCTCCAAATCCCATGGGGCTTATATGTTCTTCACTGACCAGGAGATCGAATTTGCTCGTATTTGGATTCTCATTTGGTCCTCCCTTTGCTGTGCATCCACATTTTTTACTGTAACCACTTACTTAGTGGACATGCAACGTTTTAAATATCCCGAGCGTCCCATTATCTTCCTGTCTGGTTGCTATACCATGGTCTCCATCGCATACATCGCTGGCTACTTTCTGGGCGATAAGGCTGCGTGTAATGAGAGCTTTCTTCCTGATGGCTATAAAACCATTGTTCAGGGTACAAAAAAGGAAGGATGCACAATTCTTTTCATGATGTTGTATTTCTTCAGTATGGCTTCTTCAATCTGGTGGGTCATCCTGTCTCTCACCTGGTTCCTGGCTGCGGGTATGAAGTGGGGTCATGAAGCTATTGAAGCCAATTCGCAGTACTTTCATCTGGCTGCCTGGGCCGTTCCAGCCGTAAAGACCATTAGTATACTTGCCATGGGACAGATTGATGGAGATGTGCTAAGTGGTGTGTGTTTTGTGGGCCTAACAAATCTGGATCCACTGAGGGGCTTCGTGCTAGCCCCCCTCTTCGTCTACCTCTTCATCGGCACCTCTTTCCTGCTCGCCGGCTTCGTGTCGCTCTTCCGCATCCGCACCATTATGAAGCACGACGGTACCAAGACAGAAAAACTGGAACGTTTGATGGTTCGCATAGGCGTTTTTTCGGTTCTCTACACTGTCCCGGCCACCATCGTCATTGCTTGCTTTTTTTACGAGCAGGCCTTTAGACAGCACTGGGAGAGGAGCTGGATCAGTACAAACTGTAAGAGCCTGGCCATTCCCTGCCCCATGCAGCCCGCTCCACACATGACCCCCGACTTCACTGTTTTTATGATCAAGTACCTGATGACTCTTATTGTAGGGATCACTTCAGGATTCTGGATTTGGTCCGGGAAGACGCTGCATTCTTGGAGAAAGTTCTACACGCGTTTGACCACCGGCGGGCAAGGGGAGACTACGGTGTGA